A genomic stretch from Telopea speciosissima isolate NSW1024214 ecotype Mountain lineage chromosome 7, Tspe_v1, whole genome shotgun sequence includes:
- the LOC122668965 gene encoding BTB/POZ domain-containing protein DOT3-like isoform X1 yields the protein MGAIKNSSQFSLLESHHSDSSTAIPVKLITATVCFEKKEQAWFVTSKVPTDLTIQVGDITFYAHKHPLTSRSGYFNRIDLEKPLKFGNDVKLNNFPGGSETFENVLKFCYGLPVDLTPTNVAPLRCASEFLEMTEEFEDGNLISKAEAFLTFIVLSSLKNSITVLKSCESLSPWAENLQIIRRCCDTIAWQACRDNLANGEFTDDERWWFGEVSTLRIDHFVRIITTTRAKGAKPEVIGACIMHYAEKWLCGMGLGLEDHSQGSGKHELQLCILSGKRQERSPGYNKEQRVLIESLISILPQEKEAVSCKFLLQMLKMATVYSATPALVSELEKKIGMVLEDANANDLLIPKYRGGDEEKHSQSPPSGECTMHDIDSVQRIVEYFLMHEQQRHQQNTENSPVGKLLDNYLAEVARDPNLTISKFQVLAEALPPSARSCDDGLYRAIDTYLKTHPSITEHDRWRLCKLMDCAKLSLDACMHAAQNDRLPLRTIIQVLFSEQLKVREAIQKKEPVPNEITEQESRWTSAEKKIETTKAELEMVKTMLQEMQKDYYELQQEWEKLNIKQKSVSSWSNGWKKLKNSTFFHGKMDYNVTGESHPNWFQSKPSKKAIYLLKVSNTIYPMQKQTQRRVIYNSSVSSSQL from the exons ATGGGTGCCATAAAGAACTCTTCTCAGTTCAGTCTACTAGAAAGCCATCACAGTGACTCAAGTACTGCAATTCCAGTTAAACTCATTACCGCTACCGTGTGCTtcgaaaagaaagaacaagcaTG GTTTGTGACTTCTAAAGTTCCAACAGATCTGACAATTCAAGTAGGAGACATCACCTTTTATGCCCACAAG CATCCATTGACTTCAAGAAGTGGATATTTCAATCGAATTGATCTGGAGAAGCCTTTAAAATTCGGTAATGATGTCAAGCTTAACAACTTCCCTGGTGGATCAGAGACATTTGAGAACGTTCTAAAATTTTGCTATGGTCTCCCCGTAGATCTGACTCCAACAAATGTAGCTCCACTAAGATGTGCATCAGAATTCCTGGAGATGACTGAAGAGTTTGAAGATGGCAACCTCATCTCCAAGGCTGAGGCTTTCCTCACATTTATAGTCCTCTCTTCTTTGAAGAACTCCATTACTGTCCTCAAATCTTGtgagtctctctctccatgGGCTGAGAACCTCCAAATTATCAGAAGGTGCTGTGACACCATTGCCTGGCAAGCCTGTAGGGACAATTTAGCAAATGGGGAATTTACTGATGACGAAAGATGGTGGTTTGGTGAGGTATCGACCCTTCGCATTGATCATTTTGTTAGGATTATAACTACAACAAGAGCAAAAGGAGCAAAACCAGAAGTTATCGGTGCATGCATTATGCATTATGCAGAGAAATGGTTGTGTGGCATGGGTTTAGGATTAGAAGACCATAGTCAGGGATCTGGAAAGCATGAGCTGCAATTGTGTATTCTGAGTGGAAAGAGACAGGAAAGAAGCCCAGGCTACAACAAGGAGCAGAGGGTGTTAATAGAGAGCTTAATAAGCATTCTTCCACAAGAGAAGGAAGCTGTCTCATGTAAGTTCCTGTTACAAATGCTAAAGATGGCAACAGTATATTCAGCCACTCCAGCACTAGTGTCAGAGCTCGAGAAGAAGATAGGGATGGTGTTGGAGGATGCCAATGCAAATGATCTTTTAATTCCAAAGTACAGAGGTGGAGATGAAGAGAAGCACTCACA AAGTCCTCCATCTGGAGAATGCACTATGCACGACATTGACTCAGTTCAAAGAATTGTAGAGTATTTCCTGATGCATGAACAGCAACGGCACCAACAAAACACTGAAAATTCACCAGTTGGCAAGTTGTTGGACAATTATTTGGCAGAGGTTGCCAGAGACCCAAATCTTACTATTTCCAAATTCCAAGTTCTTGCCGAAGCCTTGCCTCCAAGTGCACGATCATGTGATGATGGTCTTTACAGAGCAATCGACACCTATCTCAAG ACTCATCCTTCAATAACTGAACACGATCGGTGGAGGTTGTGCAAATTAATGGACTGTGCGAAGCTATCACTcgatgcatgcatgcatgcagcACAAAATGATCGGTTGCCCCTCAGAACTATCATCCAG GTGTTGTTCTCGGAGCAATTAAAGGTGAGGGAAGCAATCCAAAAAAAGGAGCCAGTTCCAAATGAGATCACTGAACAGGAGAGTCGCTGGACATCCGCAGAAAAGAAGATTGAGACCACCAAAGCAGAACTAGAAATGGTCAAGACAATGCTGCAAGAGATGCAAAAAGATTACTATGAGCTGCAACAGGAATGGGAAAAGCTCAACATCAAGCAAAAGAGTGTATCTAGTTGGAGTAATGGATGGAAGAAGCTCAAGAACTCCACTTTCTTCCATGGAAAAATGGACTACAATGTAACTGGAGAGTCACACCCCAACTGGTTCCAAAGTAAGCCGTCGAAGAAGGCAATCTATCTCCTAAAAGTCTCCAACACCATCTATCCTATGCAAAAACAAACCCAGCGGAGAGTCATATACAACAGCAGTGTATCCTCTTCCCAGTTGTAG
- the LOC122668965 gene encoding BTB/POZ domain-containing protein DOT3-like isoform X2 has product MGAIKNSSQFSLLESHHSDSSTAIPVKLITATVCFEKKEQAWFVTSKVPTDLTIQVGDITFYAHKHPLTSRSGYFNRIDLEKPLKFGNDVKLNNFPGGSETFENVLKFCYGLPVDLTPTNVAPLRCASEFLEMTEEFEDGNLISKAEAFLTFIVLSSLKNSITVLKSCESLSPWAENLQIIRRCCDTIAWQACRDNLANGEFTDDERWWFGEVSTLRIDHFVRIITTTRAKGAKPEVIGACIMHYAEKWLCGMGLGLEDHSQGSGKHELQLCILSGKRQERSPGYNKEQRVLIESLISILPQEKEAVSCKFLLQMLKMATVYSATPALVSELEKKIGMVLEDANANDLLIPKYRGGDEEKHSHPPSGECTMHDIDSVQRIVEYFLMHEQQRHQQNTENSPVGKLLDNYLAEVARDPNLTISKFQVLAEALPPSARSCDDGLYRAIDTYLKTHPSITEHDRWRLCKLMDCAKLSLDACMHAAQNDRLPLRTIIQVLFSEQLKVREAIQKKEPVPNEITEQESRWTSAEKKIETTKAELEMVKTMLQEMQKDYYELQQEWEKLNIKQKSVSSWSNGWKKLKNSTFFHGKMDYNVTGESHPNWFQSKPSKKAIYLLKVSNTIYPMQKQTQRRVIYNSSVSSSQL; this is encoded by the exons ATGGGTGCCATAAAGAACTCTTCTCAGTTCAGTCTACTAGAAAGCCATCACAGTGACTCAAGTACTGCAATTCCAGTTAAACTCATTACCGCTACCGTGTGCTtcgaaaagaaagaacaagcaTG GTTTGTGACTTCTAAAGTTCCAACAGATCTGACAATTCAAGTAGGAGACATCACCTTTTATGCCCACAAG CATCCATTGACTTCAAGAAGTGGATATTTCAATCGAATTGATCTGGAGAAGCCTTTAAAATTCGGTAATGATGTCAAGCTTAACAACTTCCCTGGTGGATCAGAGACATTTGAGAACGTTCTAAAATTTTGCTATGGTCTCCCCGTAGATCTGACTCCAACAAATGTAGCTCCACTAAGATGTGCATCAGAATTCCTGGAGATGACTGAAGAGTTTGAAGATGGCAACCTCATCTCCAAGGCTGAGGCTTTCCTCACATTTATAGTCCTCTCTTCTTTGAAGAACTCCATTACTGTCCTCAAATCTTGtgagtctctctctccatgGGCTGAGAACCTCCAAATTATCAGAAGGTGCTGTGACACCATTGCCTGGCAAGCCTGTAGGGACAATTTAGCAAATGGGGAATTTACTGATGACGAAAGATGGTGGTTTGGTGAGGTATCGACCCTTCGCATTGATCATTTTGTTAGGATTATAACTACAACAAGAGCAAAAGGAGCAAAACCAGAAGTTATCGGTGCATGCATTATGCATTATGCAGAGAAATGGTTGTGTGGCATGGGTTTAGGATTAGAAGACCATAGTCAGGGATCTGGAAAGCATGAGCTGCAATTGTGTATTCTGAGTGGAAAGAGACAGGAAAGAAGCCCAGGCTACAACAAGGAGCAGAGGGTGTTAATAGAGAGCTTAATAAGCATTCTTCCACAAGAGAAGGAAGCTGTCTCATGTAAGTTCCTGTTACAAATGCTAAAGATGGCAACAGTATATTCAGCCACTCCAGCACTAGTGTCAGAGCTCGAGAAGAAGATAGGGATGGTGTTGGAGGATGCCAATGCAAATGATCTTTTAATTCCAAAGTACAGAGGTGGAGATGAAGAGAAGCACTCACA TCCTCCATCTGGAGAATGCACTATGCACGACATTGACTCAGTTCAAAGAATTGTAGAGTATTTCCTGATGCATGAACAGCAACGGCACCAACAAAACACTGAAAATTCACCAGTTGGCAAGTTGTTGGACAATTATTTGGCAGAGGTTGCCAGAGACCCAAATCTTACTATTTCCAAATTCCAAGTTCTTGCCGAAGCCTTGCCTCCAAGTGCACGATCATGTGATGATGGTCTTTACAGAGCAATCGACACCTATCTCAAG ACTCATCCTTCAATAACTGAACACGATCGGTGGAGGTTGTGCAAATTAATGGACTGTGCGAAGCTATCACTcgatgcatgcatgcatgcagcACAAAATGATCGGTTGCCCCTCAGAACTATCATCCAG GTGTTGTTCTCGGAGCAATTAAAGGTGAGGGAAGCAATCCAAAAAAAGGAGCCAGTTCCAAATGAGATCACTGAACAGGAGAGTCGCTGGACATCCGCAGAAAAGAAGATTGAGACCACCAAAGCAGAACTAGAAATGGTCAAGACAATGCTGCAAGAGATGCAAAAAGATTACTATGAGCTGCAACAGGAATGGGAAAAGCTCAACATCAAGCAAAAGAGTGTATCTAGTTGGAGTAATGGATGGAAGAAGCTCAAGAACTCCACTTTCTTCCATGGAAAAATGGACTACAATGTAACTGGAGAGTCACACCCCAACTGGTTCCAAAGTAAGCCGTCGAAGAAGGCAATCTATCTCCTAAAAGTCTCCAACACCATCTATCCTATGCAAAAACAAACCCAGCGGAGAGTCATATACAACAGCAGTGTATCCTCTTCCCAGTTGTAG